In Apium graveolens cultivar Ventura chromosome 10, ASM990537v1, whole genome shotgun sequence, the following are encoded in one genomic region:
- the LOC141693680 gene encoding small ribosomal subunit protein uS12, giving the protein MGKTRGMGAGRKLKSHRRRQRWADKSYKKSHLGNEWKKPFAGSSHAKGIVLEKIGIEAKQPNSAIRKCARVQLIKNGKKIAAFVPNDGCLNYIEENDEVLIAGFGRKGHAVGDIPGVRFKVVKVSGVSLLALFKEKKEKPRS; this is encoded by the exons ATGGG GAAGACAAGGGGTATGGGAGCTGGGCGCAAGCTCAAGTCTCATCGTCGTAGACAAAGGTGGGCTGATAAGTCCTATAAGAAGTCACATCTTGGTAATGAATGGAAGAAGCCATTTGCTGGGTCTTCTCACGCAAAAGGCATTGTTCTGGAGAAAAT TGGAATTGAAGCTAAGCAGCCGAATTCTGCTATCCGTAAGTGTGCCAGGGTGCAGCTCATAAAGAATGGAAAGAAGATTGCTGCTTTTGTCCCCAACGATGGTTGCCTAAACTACATTGAAGAAAAT GACGAAGTTCTAATTGCTGGATTTGGACGAAAGGGGCATGCTGTTGGAGATATTCCTGGAGTTAGGTTTAAGGTTGTGAAGGTAtctggtgtctcccttttggcTCTCTTCAAGGAGAAGAAGGAGAAGCCTAGGTCTTAG